Proteins encoded together in one Solanum lycopersicum chromosome 7, SLM_r2.1 window:
- the LOC101260060 gene encoding GCN5-related N-acetyltransferase 7, chloroplastic: MAILFTPFSYSFFPKKLNTNFSAINGYTYNFSNRYPFHSSVLCSSQISQQPQICSQTPSPILIDKSFLCVSEAKSENELWAASCLRVRTFYGFHHEILNIEDHTKYLTEREFEALTERIAGKRVGFGRVSCINATLPFSEVSNVAYDLSTSCKFSHDNADLVVVGTLDVNQCIRLPDEITGMKPKGIGADFARGYLSNVCVAGELQRNGLGYALICKAKTVAKDMGISDLYVHVAIDNEPAKKLYIKCGFVQENEEPAWQARFLDRPRRLLLWTDLSNSSDVSM, from the exons atggcAATTCTCTTTACACCATTTTCATACTCTTTCTTCCCCAAAAAACTCAACACCAATTTCTCCGCCATCAATGGCTATACCTATAATTTCAGTAACAGATACCCTTTTCATTCTTCTGTTCTCTGTTCTTCTCAAATTTCTCAACAACCCCAAATTTGTTCACAAACCCCATCACCAATCTTGATTGATAAATCTTTTTTATGTGTATCTGAAGCTAAATCTGAAAATGAGTTGTGGGCTGCTTCTTGTCTTCGTGTTAGGACTTTCTATGGCTTTCACCATGAAATTCTTAACATAGAA GATCATACAAAGTACCTGACTGAACGTGAGTTTGAAGCACTGACAGAACGTATTGCTGGGAAAAGGGTCGGCTTTGGAAGAGTTTCTTGCATCAATGCCACCCTTCCATTTTCAGAAGTCTCAAATGTTGCATATGATTTGAGTACTTCTTGTAAG TTTTCTCATGATAACGCGGATCTAGTTGTTGTCGGGACCCTGGACGTTAACCAGTGCATCAGACTACCGGATGAAATCACAGGAATGAAACCAAAG GGAATAGGAGCTGATTTTGCTAGGGGATACTTGAGTAATGTATGCGTTGCTGGAGAATTGCAAAGAAATGGCCTCGGCTACGCTCTTATTTGTAAAGCAAAGACGGTTGCTAAAGACATGG GAATAAGTGATCTATACGTCCATGTTGCCATCGACAACGAGCCAGCAAAAAAGTTGTACATAAAGTGTGGCTTTGTACAAGAGAACGAGGAACCTGCGTGGCAAGCGAGGTTCTTAGATCGACCTCGAAGACTTCTATTGTGGACAGATCTCTCCAATTCTTCTGATGTTTCAATGTAA
- the LOC101260355 gene encoding probable E3 ubiquitin-protein ligase XBOS32 isoform X1, with translation MPERYPKTMRFLSLVGNSFGCSASGERLVSAARDGDIQEAKALLDYNPRLVRYSTFGVRNSPLHYSAAQGHHEIVSLLLESGVDINLRNYRGQTALMQACQYGHWEVVQILILFMANIHKADYLNGGTALHLAALNGHSRCIRLLLADYIPSIPNFCNVMRKRSKNEDSIQEFDDFALHEVINRPADGGITALHMAALNGHVESLQLLLDLGASVTKVTVEDGTTIDLIGAGSTPLHYAACGGNAQCCQLLIARGASLNAENVNGWTSLMVARSWHRDGLEEILSTRPEKQPRPLPSPFLCLPLMSIVKIARECGWRTIDSPMSTCLDPCVVCLERKCTVAAEGCFHEFCTRCALYLCSTSNTSTAAHGPPGSIPCPLCRHGIVSFIKLADTTPIIKEAARTSLSLPFCSCTADGQEPTTLETPLCKPDLYCSRLSPLGSSFRSLSCQKFPALRFSPGLCMGTPDTSPSLVPRTGEREHLTRCSRPSFRRSTSNVEARRWLCSFSHSVETGSSF, from the exons ATGCCAGAACGATATCCGAAAACTATGAGATTTTTGAGCCTTGTGGGAAATTCATTTGGATGCTCTGCGTCAGGCGAGCGGTTAGTTTCTGCAGCTAGAGATGGAGATATCCAGGAAGCTAAGGCTTTACTGGATTATAATCCCCGGTTAGTGAGGTATTCGACTTTTGGTGTTCGAAATTCACCCCTCCATTACTCTGCTGCCCAAGGACATCATGAG ATTGTTAGTCTCTTGCTTGAGTCTGGAGTTGACATCAATCTCAGAAACTACCGTGGACAG ACTGCTTTGATGCAAGCATGTCAGTATGGTCACTGGGAAGTCGTTCAGATTCTCATTCTTTTCATGGCCAAT ATTCATAAGGCTGATTATCTCAACGGGGGTACAGCACTTCATTTAGCTGCTCTAAATGGACATTCTCGATGTATACGGCTTCTCCTTGCTGATTATATTCCCAGCATCCCTAATTTCTGCAATGTCATGAGAAAGAGATCAAAAAACGAAGACTCTATCCAAGAATTCGATGACTT TGCACTACATGAGGTGATCAATAGACCTGCTGATGGTGGCATTACCGCCCTTCATATGGCAGCGCTGAATGGCCATGTGGAAAGTCTGCAACTACTCTTGGATTTGGGGGCTTCGGTCACCAAGGTTACTGTGGAGGATGGGACTACAATTGATTTGATAG GTGCAGGAAGTACACCACTTCATTATGCTGCATGTGGTGGGAATGCTCAGTGTTGCCAG CTTTTAATTGCCAGGGGTGCCAGTCTGAATGCAGAAAATGTGAATGG GTGGACATCTTTGATGGTTGCTCGATCATGGCATAGAGATGGGCTGGAGGAGATTTTAAGTACTCGTCCAGAAAAACAACCACGTCCCCTTCCTTCACCATTCTTATGCCTCCCTCTTATGAGTATAGTGAAGATTGCTAG AGAATGTGGATGGAGAACAATTGATTCCCCTATGTCAACTTGTTTAGACCCTTGTGTTGTTTGTCTAGAAAGGAAGTGTACAGTTGCTGCAGAAG GTTGTTTTCATGAGTTCTGCACGCGCTGTGCATTGTACCTGTGTTCCACCAGTAACACCTCAACCGCAGCCCACGGCCCTCCAGGTTCGATTCCTTGCCCTTTATGTCGACACGGCATTGTTTCATTCATTAAGCTAGCGGATACGACACCAATCATCAAGGAAGCAGCGCGAACGAGTCTGTCGTTGCCTTTTTGTTCCTGTACAGCTGATGGACAAGAACCAACTACATTAGAAACACCTTTATGCAAGCCCGATTTATATTGCTCCCGACTCTCCCCTCTAGGTTCTTCCTTCCGCTCGTTAAGCTGCCAAAAGTTCCCAGCATTGAGATTCAGCCCAGGCCTTTGTATGGGAACGCCAGACACGAGTCCATCCTTAGTTCCGAGAACTGGTGAACGAGAACATCTGACTCGATGCTCACGACCTAGCTTTAGGCGATCAACGTCAAACGTCGAAGCTAGAAGATGGTTGTGTTCCTTCAGTCATTCTGTAGAAACTGGAAGCAGTTTCTGA
- the LOC101260355 gene encoding probable E3 ubiquitin-protein ligase XBOS32 isoform X2, with amino-acid sequence MRFLSLVGNSFGCSASGERLVSAARDGDIQEAKALLDYNPRLVRYSTFGVRNSPLHYSAAQGHHEIVSLLLESGVDINLRNYRGQTALMQACQYGHWEVVQILILFMANIHKADYLNGGTALHLAALNGHSRCIRLLLADYIPSIPNFCNVMRKRSKNEDSIQEFDDFALHEVINRPADGGITALHMAALNGHVESLQLLLDLGASVTKVTVEDGTTIDLIGAGSTPLHYAACGGNAQCCQLLIARGASLNAENVNGWTSLMVARSWHRDGLEEILSTRPEKQPRPLPSPFLCLPLMSIVKIARECGWRTIDSPMSTCLDPCVVCLERKCTVAAEGCFHEFCTRCALYLCSTSNTSTAAHGPPGSIPCPLCRHGIVSFIKLADTTPIIKEAARTSLSLPFCSCTADGQEPTTLETPLCKPDLYCSRLSPLGSSFRSLSCQKFPALRFSPGLCMGTPDTSPSLVPRTGEREHLTRCSRPSFRRSTSNVEARRWLCSFSHSVETGSSF; translated from the exons ATGAGATTTTTGAGCCTTGTGGGAAATTCATTTGGATGCTCTGCGTCAGGCGAGCGGTTAGTTTCTGCAGCTAGAGATGGAGATATCCAGGAAGCTAAGGCTTTACTGGATTATAATCCCCGGTTAGTGAGGTATTCGACTTTTGGTGTTCGAAATTCACCCCTCCATTACTCTGCTGCCCAAGGACATCATGAG ATTGTTAGTCTCTTGCTTGAGTCTGGAGTTGACATCAATCTCAGAAACTACCGTGGACAG ACTGCTTTGATGCAAGCATGTCAGTATGGTCACTGGGAAGTCGTTCAGATTCTCATTCTTTTCATGGCCAAT ATTCATAAGGCTGATTATCTCAACGGGGGTACAGCACTTCATTTAGCTGCTCTAAATGGACATTCTCGATGTATACGGCTTCTCCTTGCTGATTATATTCCCAGCATCCCTAATTTCTGCAATGTCATGAGAAAGAGATCAAAAAACGAAGACTCTATCCAAGAATTCGATGACTT TGCACTACATGAGGTGATCAATAGACCTGCTGATGGTGGCATTACCGCCCTTCATATGGCAGCGCTGAATGGCCATGTGGAAAGTCTGCAACTACTCTTGGATTTGGGGGCTTCGGTCACCAAGGTTACTGTGGAGGATGGGACTACAATTGATTTGATAG GTGCAGGAAGTACACCACTTCATTATGCTGCATGTGGTGGGAATGCTCAGTGTTGCCAG CTTTTAATTGCCAGGGGTGCCAGTCTGAATGCAGAAAATGTGAATGG GTGGACATCTTTGATGGTTGCTCGATCATGGCATAGAGATGGGCTGGAGGAGATTTTAAGTACTCGTCCAGAAAAACAACCACGTCCCCTTCCTTCACCATTCTTATGCCTCCCTCTTATGAGTATAGTGAAGATTGCTAG AGAATGTGGATGGAGAACAATTGATTCCCCTATGTCAACTTGTTTAGACCCTTGTGTTGTTTGTCTAGAAAGGAAGTGTACAGTTGCTGCAGAAG GTTGTTTTCATGAGTTCTGCACGCGCTGTGCATTGTACCTGTGTTCCACCAGTAACACCTCAACCGCAGCCCACGGCCCTCCAGGTTCGATTCCTTGCCCTTTATGTCGACACGGCATTGTTTCATTCATTAAGCTAGCGGATACGACACCAATCATCAAGGAAGCAGCGCGAACGAGTCTGTCGTTGCCTTTTTGTTCCTGTACAGCTGATGGACAAGAACCAACTACATTAGAAACACCTTTATGCAAGCCCGATTTATATTGCTCCCGACTCTCCCCTCTAGGTTCTTCCTTCCGCTCGTTAAGCTGCCAAAAGTTCCCAGCATTGAGATTCAGCCCAGGCCTTTGTATGGGAACGCCAGACACGAGTCCATCCTTAGTTCCGAGAACTGGTGAACGAGAACATCTGACTCGATGCTCACGACCTAGCTTTAGGCGATCAACGTCAAACGTCGAAGCTAGAAGATGGTTGTGTTCCTTCAGTCATTCTGTAGAAACTGGAAGCAGTTTCTGA